The DNA window AAGGCTATCCAAAAGCAATAATATACTTTTCGGACAGCCTATTCTTACATGACTTGTATTTTACAAATCTATTTACCTTCCCGGTAACGGTGGATTTTATATCCATTGTCATCCGTTATTGAGCCTCCCACAATAAAACCAAGATTTGAACCATAGAATTCAATATCAGCAAGGCCTTCTAATCTGGTGAAACCATCTACAGGTTCCCAGTTTATTCCACCGTTTATGGTTTTGTATAACTTCGGTTTTTGAACTCCAAAATAAGTTTCTATCCAATAACCCGTATAGGCATCCGTGAAAAATAATTTCACCTCATAGCCTCCAAGCATATCGGAACCATTAAAAATTTGTTCCCAAGTATTTCCGCCATCTGTAGTTCTAAATAACAAATTTAGACTGCTGACTATCCAGCCCTCCACATCATTAAGGAAGAATAAATCAACAATGAGGTCTTCACTACTCAATCCAATATCCACTAAATTGAATCCTCCATTTTTATAAATACCTAGGTGTTTTTCTTCACTACCATCATATTTCATATTGGGGATAAATATAGTTCCTCCATTAGAAACGATTTCAGGATTTGGAACATAGCCATCTTGATAACTTGTAGCCACATTATAATCGGAGAAATATAGATAAGTCTCCACCATAAACTGATCTGTACTATAGAAAGCCATTACTTCTTCTCCACCCACTCGGCCATACATTACCAATGGCGTTGATTCCGAATGATTTATCACCACACTTTCACCCAGAAAGCTCTGAATAGGCTGATTATCCATCCAAGTTGCACCTCCATCATTGGTATATAAGAAATTATAGCTAGAGCCAAAACCATATCCATCATTAGCACTTAAGTATACAGGATCTGACATATACTTCACTTCATTTTTGTTAATCCAGCTCCAACTGTCACCAGCATTGCTACTGAAGAATATTTCGCCCTCATCGGCTCGAACCCAAATATGACTATCATCCAATAAAAATATATCAGATAAGGCCATATAATCGGGCAATCCACTAATATGATCTTTCAAATTATAGACATCCCAACCCGCTAAAACCACATTTACACTGACTGGTTCCGATTCTAATTCATGATCGGCATATATTGCTTTTGCCTTTAAAATATAAGTATCTGCACTTAAGTCCGAAGTATTCCATTCGTAATTAAAGGGCTCCTCTATATCTTCACCAATTAAGACCTCATTCACATAAAACTCTACTTTTTGTGGTTGAGATCCAGAGGTATAGACATCTATGATACTCGTGTTTCCTATGGCAATCTGGGCATTTGGAATGGGGGATGTTATACTAATAGATTCCTCAGTACTTCCATCTTCAATATGATATAGATTGATAGGATAGTCGAATATCTCCCTTTCTTCATTAAGAATATCGAAACCAAAAACGGTAAGTACAACTCCTGCAGTTCCTTTTATTCCCAAATCAAAGTCCATATTAAAATTCTGATTGGCTAAGAGTTCAGCTTCTAGGTTAGAATAGGCTTTGATTCCAATAGTAGGACCAGCTACTCCATAAAGCAATAAAGAGGCTCGTGGACCAATACTTGTTTCAATGCTAGCATTTGCCTCCACCGATGGAACAATAAATGTTTTATCGAAATCTGATTCTCCAATAGTTGACCAACCTTCATTTTCATATTTAATGCCAAAGCGATTATCAAAAGTTTCGGAAGCGCCAGTGGTGATGTGAGCAGATATTTCTCCTTTTACATTGATAAAAAACTCAATTGTTGGAGTGAACACTAAAGGAACAGGCCCAGCCATGATGGTCCAAGGGGTAAATTCAATGGCTGCAAATCTGAATTCTAAATTATCATCAAAATTCCCATTGCCTTCCACATTAATGCTTCCTCCTTGGTTAAACTCTATTCCTGCTTCGAGCAAGTCAACTTCAAATGGAGGCATATCTAATGTTAGAGACCAGTCGAAATCCCAGAAAAATTCTAAGTCAAAATAACTCTCCCCCGAAATATTAACACCATTTTCTGATGTTCCAAATTGATGATCAAAATCAAAAGAAAAGGCTCTAAACCGATCTCCACTTGCTTCTTTTAGCTTTATACCAGGAGCTAACTCTAAGCTACGGATATCACTCATTTTCAGATCGCCTGTTTTAAATCTAATACTCGCCTGTTTAATAGCTTCGTAAAGCAGGGCTTGTTCCGTGCGAATTATTTTAGTCCCTCCATCGCTTTCAATGGCAGTAATTTTTCTCATATATCCATTTGGCGCCTTTGAGGAAGTTGAATCCACTATAATATCACCCACTGCTAAGGAGTTTAGAAAGCTAGAAGATGAGCTTATGGAAAGACTAAAATCACTGGTATCTAGATCAGTAATGGCAGTACGAGCATCAAAGTCCATGGTTTTAGTATGGTCACCTAAAATAAACTCCTTTTCTTGTGGCTCGGGTTCAATAATGGCTTCTTCTTCATCTTTCTTACAGCCGGAAAGCAGTAAACTCATAGCGACTAGAATAAGTATTGCAAATTTTATATTTTTCATCTGATTGTTTTTTTTAATAAATGATTTACATAAATCTATCTAACATGATATCCTACACCATCTAAATCTTCAAAAGTCACATTATTACTGATATCCACGCTTGACTCTTCATCAACACTGACACCATGAGCTGAAATATGTGCAAAATGAGTATTACTTAGATTCAAAGGTGTGCTGGCATGCTTAAAGTTAATAGCTCCCCAAGGTATCTCATCACCACCTGCATAAGAAATAACACTATGGGAGATACTACAATTATAAGCTCCTTCATAATAATATATTCCATCCCAGTCCCCTTTATTAGGCATAGGTTTATTACTAGTAAAAATAATTGGATCGTCAATACTCCCATTAGCTATCACACTTGCAATATTATCTTGCCAATAAGCAATGTCGATCTGACCATTAATTGGAAACTCTATTCTTACTCCTGGTTCTATAGTTAATTTTATTCCATTTCCAGGGGCTCCAATTCTCATAGTGCCTTCGACTATATATGGGGCAGATTGTTTGGTCCAAGTATAATCTCCTGCAATATCTAATTCTTCATCATTGGCAATTTGAATTCCCAGGTCGGTATCAATATTGTTTTCTCCAATGATAGTATGAACAAAATTTGGAAATATGGAAATAGGATAGAGGAGGTTACCAAGGAAAATATTTCCGCCGAAATCAGTGAAATAGGCATCATGAATAAGGTTGATGGCATTTGTTTTGCTATAATAAAATTCACAGTTTTTAAATGCCACATGAGATTCTTTGATAAATATCATGCCATTATAATCCCTAGAGCCACCAAACTCAAAAGTACTATACTTAAAAGAACAGTTATTGGCGCCTTCGTAAAATGAGAATCCTTTCCAGTCACCCGCAGCAGGAGAATTACTTGCACTTGAAAACAAGATTGGTTTTTCTACAGTTCCTTCCGCAATGATAGTAGCATATTGGTTTTCCCAATAAGCAATATCCCATAATCCACCTTCCATAAACAGAACCTCAGTTCCAGGAGCAATATGAACAATACTTCCTTCACCTTCGGCACCAAACCTAATGGTTCCTTCTTGATAAAATGGAACACCTTGATCGGTCCAGAAATATTCCCCTTGAGCGGTAAAATCTTCATCGTTTTCTATCCAAATACCAGTGGATGTTTCATATATATTACTCCCAGTAATGGTATGTACATTATTAATATAAACAGAAATAGGATAACTATCTATATTGGTAAAAAAGTTTTTGTCGAAAGCACTGAAAGCCCCTTCTGATTTTAATCTAATACCTACATTGGCTGCTTCACGAATAATAGAATTGGTGAATGCGATAGCGGTTTCTTTAATATAAACAGAACCATAAGTATCTTTGGAACCTGCATATTCAATAATCCCAAAATTAATATTACAATCGGTAGCTCCTTTATAAAAATGAAGACCTGCCCAATCTCCACCCGATGGATTACTGGCTGCTGATGTAAATAGAACAGGAAGTGCAGCTGTTCCTAAAACTTCCATTGTAGCATATTCATTATCCCAATAAGCAAACTCTAGGGAACTGCCTTCTGTAAATCTAATAATGGAACCTGCTTCAAAGGTAAGCTTGGCATTTCTGACTCTAATGGTGCCATCAAATATATAGGATATACCTGTTTTGAAAGTCATGTCTTCAGAGATATCTCCGGTGAGCTCGCCACCTACTGGAATATTTGGAACTTCAGTTTCTTTCTCACAAGAAACCAGACTAATTGAAAAAGCGAGGAATAATAAATAGAGGAGTTTTTTTGTCATGAGAATTGTTTTTGAGTGTTTGAATCTTGTTTTCTGCAAACATAGTTGCTGCTGGCAACAAAACCCTCATCCTTTAGACTGAAATATAAATAAATATTAGGGTTTATCCTGGTTTTTATCTAGTCCTTTAGTATGATGAGTGCTGATAATCTTTGATTTGAGGATTTTAAACCAAAAGAGCTCGTCCAACTATAATATTTCTAGAATACTTCATTGAACAAGCTCAATTCGTAGATTGTTGTGCCTATTGTTTTACAACTTTGCGATAAATAATAGATTCCCCATTTTTGATACTAAGGAAGTAAACTCCATTTTCAAAATCTCCTAGATCAAAAGCTTTCTGAAGTTTTTCGGATGTGTATGTTATAAGATCCTCTAATATGATTCGTCCTGCAAAATCGATAATAACTATCTCAATATTATTTTGTATGTTTTCTAAATCTAAAGTAAATTGACCATTATTAGGATTTGGGAATATTTGCGCCTTTAGTTTTGTATGCTCTATTTCTGATACTTGTTCGCATAAATCATATTCTATATTCACAGAAGCAAAAGATTCACATCCAAAAGCATTTAAAATAGTAACTTCATAAGTGATGGTTTGTGGACTATCAGAAGTAACGTAAATCACTTGATCAGAGAATCCACCTGGCTGCCATTGGTATGACATAGCATTTTCAGCATTGGCTTGTAAATAAACCCCACTATTTACACAATAAGGTCCTGTTGTTGGGTTGACTGTTATATCAACAGGAGAAGCATAAGCATCCTCAATTATTATTGGGTTTCCTTGGAATAAAATCTCACAATCGTTGGCATCTTTTACTTTCACCAAATAAGATCCTGCTATTAAATCTATGAAATCTGGAGCAGATTGGAAATTGATTCCATTATCAATAGAATACCACAAATCTCCTGCTCCTCCACTAGCATTAATATGAATGCTCCCTAAATCGCCATTACATTGAACGTCATTAACTTCAGCATCGGTAATTTGAATTTCTTCGTTTTGATGAATAATAACAGGATTGTTTTCATATTCAAAAACACAGTCGTTGGCATCTTTCATCAACAAAAAATAGGAGGAGGCTTCCAGATTGTCAAAATCACTATTTATTTGATAAGTAGCCCCATTATCTATTGAGTAGCTCAATGTTCCAGTTCCACCAAAAGCTGTAATATGGATGCTACCTTCATTTCCTCCGAAACATTCAATGTGTGTGACATTTACACTCTCATATTCTATGGCGGAGGGTTCTGTTATATGAACAGGATTGTTTTCATATTCTAGCGTACAATCAAAAGCATCTTTAATAAACACTTCATAATCCCCAGCCAAAAGATTATCAAATTCACCGCTGTCACTCCATGATATTCCTCCATTTATGGAGAAGCTAAAATCATCGGCTCCACCACTTGCCATTATGGAGATATTTCCATCATTGGCTCCAAAACAGGTGTTGATATTACTGGATGACACTGACATGATCAAAACAGAAGGTTCATTGATGATGACTGGATTTTGAGTATATTCAGTCACGCAACTATTGGCATCAATAATGCTAATATTATAGGTGCCTGCTGCTAGATTATTGAAAACTCCAGAGTTGCTTTCATAATTAATTCCTCCATCAATGGAATACATGATCTCACCACTTCCTCCGTTGGCTGAGACCACAATTTTCCCATTGCTATTTCCATTACATTGCGATACATTGGTGGCTTGAACATTAGCCAAAACTAATAGTTCAGGTTCTGTTATAATGATAGGGTTTTCATGCTCGTAGATACAATCGTTAGCATCTTTAATTTTAATCTGACAACTTCCAGCACTAAGATTAAAATACTGACCATCATTGAGCTGATAAGTAAGTCCATCATCAATAGAATAGGCTAAGATTCCTGTTCCACCAAAGGCTGAAATATGAATTTCTCCTGTGGCCTCTCCATGGCAAGTACTCACATTCAAGGACTCTATTTCGCTTAGACTTATGGCTTCTGGTTCTGTAATGATGACCGTTTCTTCCCATGCTGTTTCACAATTATTTTCATCACGAATAAGGATTTGATATTCTCCAGTATTTAAATTTTCGAAAAGAGGGTTATCTGAGAAACTGAGTCCATTATTGATGGAATATTGATAAGCTGCATTTCCACCACTGGCCGTGATTTCAATACTGGCATTCATATTTCCGGCACAGCCTGTGATATTTACAGACTCCACTTCAGTTATGATTAATTCAGAGGCTTGGCCAATAGTAACACTCGTTGGCCATTGTATTATACAGCCATTTACATTTTTAACATAAATATTATAAGTCCCAGCCATTAAGCCATTAAAAACGCCAGAGGTATTTGAAAAGTCACTTCCATCAATACTAAAGAACAAGCCTGAGGAGGCCCCTGAAGTAATAATACTAATCATTCCATCATCATCTCCATAACAATCAATTTCAGTAGTGGTGATCTCTACAATATCAAACTCCTCGGTATTGGAAATCAAAACAGAAAAATTACAATTACTAGAATTACCTTGAAGGTCATTAATAATAAAACCAATAGTATGACTTCCTAAATCACTGTCGGTAAAAACAGTTCCTGCTGCAGGATTTTGAACGATGGATTGAATTCCACAATTATCACTACTTAAGAGTAAATCACCATAATCGGGTAATTCCACTTGGCAACCATCCCCTATTTGTAATTCTTGGTTTGTTGGACAAGTTATTTCTGGTGAAATAAGGTCTATTACAGTTACGATAGCCGTATTAGAAGATGAATTGTTTTGATGATCAGTTACAGTGAGTGTAACAGTGTTTGGTCCCACATCATCGCAAGAAAACTGATCAATGTCTATTTGCATTTCACTAATTCCACAGTTATCATAAGAACCATTATTAATTTCTTCCGCCGTAATATTTACTATACCATTCTCATTGAGGTCGACAATAATATTTTGAGTTTGAACTACAGGCAATATGTTATCATCAATGCTTAGGTTTAAGGTAATGATGGAATCGCAACCCACTGCATTTTCAATAATATGAGTCGCTGTATTATTACTCGATGAATAAGTAATCCCATCAATCCAAGTATAGCTTTCGCAAGCTTCAACAACATCAATGCTTTCAGAGTTTTCGAGGATGCTCAGGCTGAGCGTGATGGTAGAATCACAAGCTGCAGCATTTTCAACAATATGAATTGCAGTGAAATTATCTTCTGTATAGGTATTTCCATCAATCCAAGTGTAAGTTTCACAGGCTTCTACCTCAAAAACACTTTGGCTACTTTCTAAGATGGTGAGGTTAAGAGTGATAACAGAATCACAACCTGTGGCATTATTTACAATATAGGTCGCTATATTATTGTTAGAAGTATAAGTGATTCCATTTCTCCATGTATAAGATTCACAAGACTCTACAATATCAACTCCTTCTAGATTATCAAGGATTATCAGATCCAAGGTAATGATAGAATCACAGCCTGCAGTATTCTCAACAATATGAGTAGCTGTATTGTTATTTTCAGTATAGGTGGCGCCATCAATCCAAGTAAAGGATAAACATTCCTCATGACTATCTATGCTTTCAGTCTCTTCAAGAATGGTTAAATTCAAAGTGACAATAGAATCGCAACCTACGGCATTCTCTAACATATGAATCGCAGAGTTATTGCTTTCGGTGTATGTTATTCCATCAATCCAAGTATAAGTTTCACAATATTCTATCTCATCTATTCCTTCTGTATTTTCAAAAATACTAAGGTTTAGAGTAATAATAGAATCGCAACCTGCCATATTTTCAATGATATGAGTAGCTGTATTATTGTCTTCGGTATAGGTGATGCCATCAATCCAAGTATAAGATTCACAGGCCTCTTCCTGGTCTAATGATGAGGTATTTTCGTTTATTGTTAAATCCAGTGTAATGATAGAATCGCATCCTGCAGCATTTTCAATAATATGAGTTGCGGTAAAATTGCTTTCTGTATAATTATTTCCATCAATCCAAATAAAAGATTCACATTCCTCATAAACATCAGTACTATAGGAGCTTTCCAGAATCGTTAAGTCTAAGGTGATGATGGAGTCGCAACCCATGGCATTTTCCAATATATAGGTGGCCACATTATTACTTTCAGTATAGGTGTTTCCATCTATCCAAATATAGCTTTCACAAGCTTCATTAATATCTGTAAACTCAGAATTTGGGAGTATACTGAGGTTTATAGTAATTAGAGAATCACAAAAATCTGCATTTGGAATGATGTCTTCATAAACACCAGTGCTGGTCCAAGTATGATTTCCACTAGGCGAAGTATAGGAGCCACAAACACTTGGATTAATAGTAGATTCTGTATCTTCACAAGGAGGGCTACAGGCGTCATCATGGCTTCCGGGACTTCCGAAAAGGTCTTTGCCATTAATCACAATTCCGGTTGTAGTAGTTGAGGCAGTCCAGTTGGCACCATCTGTATGGTCGCTAGACAGATCACATAATACCATAGATGGACCATCCCCATCGGCTTCAGGCCAAGGCGCATTATCATCAAAAACCACTTCATTCAAAATTACTCCATTATTATCTTTCACAGTTATTCTTTCTCCGCCATTCGCCAAGCCATCAAAATTTAAATTATAGGCATCAGGATATCCAAAATTTCTTTCAAGGGCCATGGAGTCTTTTGCAATAACCACATAACCATGTGCTGCAATAAAAGCATCAGTTGGAAAATAATAATCATCTTGATCGCTTATGGAAAATCCACCAAGGTTAATATCACTCGAGGTGGTATTATAGATTTCAATATATTCTAAGCTGTCAACACCAGATTCAGGAGGGTTATACATAATCTCAGTAATCACAATATCTCCTGGGGAAGCAGCAAAACTAGGGGTAAAAGGCACAGTTCCTATAAGTAGTAATAGAACCGTAATAAAACGAAATAAAAATTTGATCATGGTTGCATTAATTGGGCTCAATAATTGAAGGCTTGCTTCAGGTATTGATAATGGTTATATATGTGATACAAAAATACATAATAATATGATATTCAAAAATCAAAACCCAAACAGTCCATTATTTAACTGAAGTTTCACATGCTGATTAAATCTTGCAGCATATTCAATATCAGGCGATAAAAAAAATAGAACTTTTCATAATGAATCCTTGTGCCTTGGTGACTTACTGGCAAGATATTGATTATTAGCCACCAAGACTCAAAGACACTAAGAGTAACAAAGTCAATACCTATCTAACCTGGATATGTTATCTTCTTGATATTCTTTACGTTATCATAATTCAATATTTATTAAAACTCCTGGTATCAATGATTTATAACCATTGCGAAACTTGAGTTATCTAACCTGTTTTATTGGTCGATGAAGTAGATCTTAAAACAGAATTAAAATACAATTAATATAGAGGCTCCATCTTTTGGTGCTTATAGAAAACGCTCCTATTTTAT is part of the Lentimicrobium sp. L6 genome and encodes:
- a CDS encoding Ig-like domain-containing protein gives rise to the protein MKNIKFAILILVAMSLLLSGCKKDEEEAIIEPEPQEKEFILGDHTKTMDFDARTAITDLDTSDFSLSISSSSSFLNSLAVGDIIVDSTSSKAPNGYMRKITAIESDGGTKIIRTEQALLYEAIKQASIRFKTGDLKMSDIRSLELAPGIKLKEASGDRFRAFSFDFDHQFGTSENGVNISGESYFDLEFFWDFDWSLTLDMPPFEVDLLEAGIEFNQGGSINVEGNGNFDDNLEFRFAAIEFTPWTIMAGPVPLVFTPTIEFFINVKGEISAHITTGASETFDNRFGIKYENEGWSTIGESDFDKTFIVPSVEANASIETSIGPRASLLLYGVAGPTIGIKAYSNLEAELLANQNFNMDFDLGIKGTAGVVLTVFGFDILNEEREIFDYPINLYHIEDGSTEESISITSPIPNAQIAIGNTSIIDVYTSGSQPQKVEFYVNEVLIGEDIEEPFNYEWNTSDLSADTYILKAKAIYADHELESEPVSVNVVLAGWDVYNLKDHISGLPDYMALSDIFLLDDSHIWVRADEGEIFFSSNAGDSWSWINKNEVKYMSDPVYLSANDGYGFGSSYNFLYTNDGGATWMDNQPIQSFLGESVVINHSESTPLVMYGRVGGEEVMAFYSTDQFMVETYLYFSDYNVATSYQDGYVPNPEIVSNGGTIFIPNMKYDGSEEKHLGIYKNGGFNLVDIGLSSEDLIVDLFFLNDVEGWIVSSLNLLFRTTDGGNTWEQIFNGSDMLGGYEVKLFFTDAYTGYWIETYFGVQKPKLYKTINGGINWEPVDGFTRLEGLADIEFYGSNLGFIVGGSITDDNGYKIHRYREGK
- a CDS encoding lamin tail domain-containing protein, with product MIKFLFRFITVLLLLIGTVPFTPSFAASPGDIVITEIMYNPPESGVDSLEYIEIYNTTSSDINLGGFSISDQDDYYFPTDAFIAAHGYVVIAKDSMALERNFGYPDAYNLNFDGLANGGERITVKDNNGVILNEVVFDDNAPWPEADGDGPSMVLCDLSSDHTDGANWTASTTTTGIVINGKDLFGSPGSHDDACSPPCEDTESTINPSVCGSYTSPSGNHTWTSTGVYEDIIPNADFCDSLITINLSILPNSEFTDINEACESYIWIDGNTYTESNNVATYILENAMGCDSIITLDLTILESSYSTDVYEECESFIWIDGNNYTESNFTATHIIENAAGCDSIITLDLTINENTSSLDQEEACESYTWIDGITYTEDNNTATHIIENMAGCDSIITLNLSIFENTEGIDEIEYCETYTWIDGITYTESNNSAIHMLENAVGCDSIVTLNLTILEETESIDSHEECLSFTWIDGATYTENNNTATHIVENTAGCDSIITLDLIILDNLEGVDIVESCESYTWRNGITYTSNNNIATYIVNNATGCDSVITLNLTILESSQSVFEVEACETYTWIDGNTYTEDNFTAIHIVENAAACDSTITLSLSILENSESIDVVEACESYTWIDGITYSSSNNTATHIIENAVGCDSIITLNLSIDDNILPVVQTQNIIVDLNENGIVNITAEEINNGSYDNCGISEMQIDIDQFSCDDVGPNTVTLTVTDHQNNSSSNTAIVTVIDLISPEITCPTNQELQIGDGCQVELPDYGDLLLSSDNCGIQSIVQNPAAGTVFTDSDLGSHTIGFIINDLQGNSSNCNFSVLISNTEEFDIVEITTTEIDCYGDDDGMISIITSGASSGLFFSIDGSDFSNTSGVFNGLMAGTYNIYVKNVNGCIIQWPTSVTIGQASELIITEVESVNITGCAGNMNASIEITASGGNAAYQYSINNGLSFSDNPLFENLNTGEYQILIRDENNCETAWEETVIITEPEAISLSEIESLNVSTCHGEATGEIHISAFGGTGILAYSIDDGLTYQLNDGQYFNLSAGSCQIKIKDANDCIYEHENPIIITEPELLVLANVQATNVSQCNGNSNGKIVVSANGGSGEIMYSIDGGINYESNSGVFNNLAAGTYNISIIDANSCVTEYTQNPVIINEPSVLIMSVSSSNINTCFGANDGNISIMASGGADDFSFSINGGISWSDSGEFDNLLAGDYEVFIKDAFDCTLEYENNPVHITEPSAIEYESVNVTHIECFGGNEGSIHITAFGGTGTLSYSIDNGATYQINSDFDNLEASSYFLLMKDANDCVFEYENNPVIIHQNEEIQITDAEVNDVQCNGDLGSIHINASGGAGDLWYSIDNGINFQSAPDFIDLIAGSYLVKVKDANDCEILFQGNPIIIEDAYASPVDITVNPTTGPYCVNSGVYLQANAENAMSYQWQPGGFSDQVIYVTSDSPQTITYEVTILNAFGCESFASVNIEYDLCEQVSEIEHTKLKAQIFPNPNNGQFTLDLENIQNNIEIVIIDFAGRIILEDLITYTSEKLQKAFDLGDFENGVYFLSIKNGESIIYRKVVKQ